In Plasmodium reichenowi strain SY57 chromosome 5, whole genome shotgun sequence, the following proteins share a genomic window:
- a CDS encoding hypothetical protein (conserved Plasmodium protein, unknown function) gives MMKSTRNSLIYFNNYLIINRKYKNKILLNKIFQNDIHITKMKFNFVQKNKKINKNIYNMNCIELYRYTYLLEKKNINNIIIYKQINKRVEMIYKFLNPSKIILLVKLYLENNNFHNYKNTFICLLQQILIKLNEFNIEEIVKLYNIISKVENNQTIVYLFKYINNHLIHNYTFIDIKSFAIILNAHAKLKIKDMKLINKFLNIIIQQNLTFDILNYSIYFNTFYKLKIINNQYVHTIINNFFNEINICQKQNILNQINKETNKINYLSNNKEHKIILDKFANYKPHHICNILLYLTIYKDVYLMGVDKNEISNMKSDEKNLQYYQNNKQYDQNAIQYDQNNKQYDQNNKQYDQNAIQYDKNTIQYDQNAIQYYQNNKQYDQNTIQYDQNTIQYDQNNKQHSIYEHITLLYQFIIKKKEEIHWEEILMLCQIFKTLKIKNDILVDYIEKKLLQHFEQNDTQLINKNTELIKILFDMCTYYNDINIYKHSISYFLKMKNKKYIIDFYSALLLLYTYSEINILDYDIISLLVHIINKKYMQHFQEEHIFLLIRSIYKICINNQHYFVYTENKAHDLLYDHNMAYKLDNKQNVVNVTSDDNNNEVCKDNNSDVYNDNNNNNNNNNNNNNNVYNNNNVYNNNNNAYYNCNLYQNADNTINKTNNYYEPNALSNMSSICMLKNLNKNKKDEKISFANYQCNIYPTSKIQIHHDTFLNTHKKKKMFYKIKNLNDQIFTKLQTDLLSKKIELYDMNISIMCKILYYSVFLRNFIFINNVMHLFINYENKKLSFKNILNILYSYVHMKKNYIYKKQILQQINVININEGNKHIEHVINKNNDNHFEILSNFYFLIYKKKYVNQLKNMIYYMFLQSKINIYSFINMDIIKNLVHYSFLNIHLLSTILNTLLSKDLNVINIIQNSDHNNDNNENDDDNDDDNDDDNDDDNNEDNNNNNNNNNNNNNNNNNNNNNNNNNNNIYSYHAQGEYQNVHTSNNMLNNPTNIYLQNISTHKHIELYNKIFTHINTLILKCHNIYDITRIFNASFILLNHIQKVTDENKFYQEYQQLQNHIHNTLEKIEKNILQNYVLYNKEFIMLLSAICIYNNNYSYIPFCFFYKYFEHLVFQQSLSYCILLSNDEELKHFSNLIYELSKCNFINNIMIERKNTKVELKYPEQNHNTNLQLHNINYLQHEHDLYKNIPNNNMYDHHYIEQFYYYHIQQIINSIDINTNEQNDISNNYNMLGTKQENLIHTNIIDKQKKKKKKNDDDEEKKYIYQLNHFEINNIINIYKVLINNYDILSKYEIFNKIKDMYLYSSKIIHVILNNLPLYELNKLCLLILKNKIPNTYLFQHIIKYNSEYINLKDYMLDTNYIIDILNIFINIKKYNIFIDNNIVINIIRKNINMMNTPQQINRLLELIYLMKNINIHNNLILETSKNIYSNYLLTNTNINIGEIIYFLYLLNHFNNYELLNSMFCIFYNLWSNHMKTITIRKNQKLQLNSSLNNTFYISKYIYTFEEKHILNLTNKISSYSEKHHNLNDEYILYINEDSNIPCHENRDLHNILTSNLNNQHNEIYLNKQNVQNHTTKDNNNNNNNNNILSYGNNYNNILSYENNYNNILSYDHNNNQNCHHINEQFNMYNLNYIDTQISKKNYILHMNDHTFIILFFILDLQKNNDKSDILLKILNLYKSCFSIFKEHIYIFNKEIIIQCLYIYFNSEINNLFITHKQKELKNNQIIHNINDKIIYILNILITFIHNLDIQSVLKLSFIYIHFFNSISKKTYNVKENIILLMKHINNKKKLIENNNILYEQIKSYANMSPY, from the coding sequence ATGATGAAAAGTACCAGAAATAGCctcatatattttaataattatctaattattaatagaaagtataaaaacaaaatattgttaaataaaatattccAGAATGATATACATATAACTAAAATGAAATTCAACTTTGTTCagaagaacaaaaaaattaataaaaatatttacaatatGAACTGTATAGAGTTATATAGATATACGTActtattagaaaaaaagaatatcaataatataattatatataaacaaattaataaaagagTTGAGATGATATATAAGTTTCTGAATCCTTctaaaattattttattagtTAAACtatatttagaaaataataactttcataattataaaaataccTTTATATGTCTATTACAACAAATacttataaaattaaatgaatttaatattgaagaaatagttaaattatataatattattagtaaagtagaaaataatcaaaccatagtttatttattcaaatatattaataatcatcttattcataattatacatttatagACATTAAATCATTTGCTATCATATTAAATGCCCATGctaaattaaaaattaaagatatgaaattaataaataaatttttaaatattataattcaACAAAACTTAACATttgatattttaaattattctATCTATTTTAATACATTCTATAAACTCAAAATAATCAATAATCAATATGTTCATActataattaataattttttcaatgaaataaatatatgcCAAAAGCAAAATATACtaaatcaaataaataaagaaactaataaaataaactatctgtcaaataataaagaacaTAAAATTATTCTGGACAAATTTGCTAATTATAAGCCACAtcatatatgtaatattttgttGTATCTTACGATTTATAAGGATGTATATTTGATGGGGGTAGACAAAAATGAGATTAGTAATATGAAATCTGATGAAAAAAACTTGCAATATTATCAAAACAATAAACAATATGATCAAAACGCCATACAATATGATCAGAACAATAAACAATATGATCAAAACAATAAACAATATGATCAAAACGCCATACAATATGATAAAAACACCATACAATATGATCAAAACGCCATACAATATTATCAAAACAATAAACAATATGATCAGAACACCATACAATATGATCAGAACACCATACAATATGATCAAAACAATAAACAACATTCCATTTATGAACATATAACACTCCTGTATCaatttatcataaaaaaaaaagaagaaattcATTGGGAAGAAATTCTTATGCTTTGTCAAATTTTCAAAactttaaaaattaaaaatgatatacTTGTTGattatattgaaaaaaaattattacaacATTTCGAACAAAATGATACACAactaataaataaaaatacagaacttataaaaatattatttgatatgtgcacatattataatgatataaatatatataaacatagtatatcttattttcttaaaatgaaaaataaaaaatatataatagatTTTTATTCAGCcctattattattatatacttattccgaaataaatatacttgattatgatattatatctttattagttcatataataaataaaaaatatatgcaACATTTTCAAGAAGAgcatatttttcttctaataagatctatatataaaatatgtataaacAATCAACACtattttgtatatacagaaaataaagcacatgatttattatatgatcATAATATGGCTTACAAATTAGATAATAAACAGAATGTTGTAAATGTGACaagtgatgataataataatgaagtgtgtaaagataataatagtgatgtgtataatgataataataataataataataataataataataataacaataatgtttataataataataatgtttataataataataataatgctTATTATAATTGTAATTTATATCAAAATGCAGATAATACCATTAATAAAActaataattattatgaacCGAACGCCTTATCTAATATGTCTTCTATATGtatgttaaaaaatttaaataaaaataaaaaagatgaaaaaatttCCTTTGCTAATTATcaatgtaatatatatcctACCAGTAAAATACAAATACACCATGATACCTTTTTAAAcacacataaaaaaaaaaagatgttctataaaattaaaaatttgaATGATCAAATCTTTACCAAATTACAAACAGATTTGTTATCCAAAAAAATAGAACTATATGATATGAACATATCTATAATGtgtaaaattttatattactcTGTCTTTCTAagaaattttatatttatcaatAATGTAATGCATTTGTTCataaattatgaaaacaaaaagttgagttttaaaaatattttaaatatattatattcctatgttcatatgaaaaaaaattatatatataagaaacaaatattacaacaaataaatgttataaatataaatgaaggCAATAAACATATAGAACATGttattaacaaaaataatgataatcattttgaaatattatcaaatttttattttcttatatataagaaaaaatatgttaaccaattaaaaaatatgatttattatatgtttctTCAATccaaaataaatatatatagttttattaatatggatataataaaaaactTAGTCCATTATTCATTTCTGAATATACACTTACTTAGTACTATACTTAATACGTTATTATCAAAGGATTTAAATgtcataaatataatacaaaatagtgaccataataatgataataatgaaaatgatgatgataatgatgatgataatgatgatgataatgatgatgataataatgaagataacaataataataataataataacaataataataacaataacaataataacaataataataataacaataataataataatatttattcttatcaTGCACAAGGCGAATACCAAAATGTACACACTTCTAATAATATGCTCAACAATCCAACTAACATTTATCTACAAAATATTTCCACACACAAGCATATCGAACTATACAATAAAATCTTTACACACATAAATACACTCATTTTGAAGTGTCacaatatttatgataTCACAAGAATTTTTAACGCTTCATTCATCTTACTTAATCATATTCAAAAAGTAACagatgaaaataaattctATCAAGAATACCAACAATTGCAAAATCATATACATAATACATTGgaaaaaattgaaaaaaatattttacaaaattatgtcttatataataaagaatttaTCATGCTTCTGTCAGctatatgtatatataataataattatagttatataccattttgttttttctaCAAATATTTTGAACATTTGGTTTTTCAACAGTCTTTATCATATTGTATTTTACTCAGTAACGATGAAGAGCTAAAACATTTTTCTAACTTAATTTATGAATTATCCAAATgtaattttataaacaatattatgattgaacgaaaaaatacaaaagTAGAATTAAAATATCCCGAACAAAATCATAACACTAATCTTCAActacataatataaattatctTCAACATGAACATGatttgtataaaaatattcctaataataatatgtatgatcatcattatatagaacaattttattattatcatattcaACAAATAATCAACAGCATAGACATTAATACAAACgaacaaaatgatatatctaataattataatatgcTAGGAACAAAACAAGAAAATCTAATtcatacaaatattatagataaacaaaaaaaaaaaaaaaaaaaaaatgatgatgatgaagagaaaaaatatatatatcagttaaatcattttgaaataaataatattataaatatatataaagtattaataaataattatgacATATTAAGTAAATAtgaaatttttaataaaattaaagatatgtatttatattcttcaaaaataattcatGTGATATTAAATAATCTACCTTTATACGAATTAAACaaattatgtttattaattttaaaaaataaaataccTAATACCTATTTATTTcaacatattataaaatataattctGAGTATATCAATCTAAAGGATTATATGCTAGatacaaattatattattgatatattgaatatttttataaatatcaaaaaatataatatttttatagatAACAATATTgtaattaatattattaggaaaaatataaatatgatgaatACACCACAACAAATTAATAGATTATTAGAGTTAATATAtcttatgaaaaatataaatatccATAATAATCTAATATTAGAAACATccaaaaatatatattcaaattatcttttaacaaatacaaatattaatataggggaaattatatacttcttatatctattaaatcattttaataattatgaattACTAAATTCTATGTTTTGTATTTTCTATAATTTATGGTCTAATCATATGAAAACAATTACAATTCGGAAAAATCAAAAATTACAATTAAATTCGAGCTTAAAtaatactttttatatatccaaatatatatacacatttGAAGAAAAGCATATATTAAATCTTActaataaaatatcatCATATTCAGAAAAGCACcataatttaaatgatgagtatattctatatataaatgaagaCAGTAATATTCCTTGTCACGAAAATAGAGATTTACATAATATCCTTACCTCTAACTTAAACAATCAAcataatgaaatatatcTCAATAAGCAAAATGTACAAAATCACACAAcaaaagataataataataataataataataataatatattatcgtatggaaataattataataatatattatcgtatgaaaataattataataatatattatcgtatgatcataataataatcaaaattGTCATCATATTAACGAACAATTCAATATGTACAATCTAAATTATATAGATACCCAAataagtaaaaaaaattatatacttcatatgaatgatcatacatttataatattatttttcatattagATCTTCagaaaaataatgataaatctgatattttattgaaaatattaaatttatataaatcatgcttttctatttttaaagaacatatttatatatttaacaaagaaataataatccaatgtttatatatttacttcAATTCagaaattaataatttattcataacacacaaacaaaaagaattaaaaaataatcaaatCATTCacaatattaatgataagattatttatatattaaatatattaataacatTTATTCATAATCTAGATATACAATCCGTTTTAAAATTgtcttttatttatatacacTTTTTTAATTCCATCTCTAAGAAAACATATAATGTTAAAGAGAACATCATACTACTTATGaaacatattaataataaaaaaaaattaatcgaaaataataatatcttgtatgaacaaataaaaagttATGCAAACATGTCACCTTATTAA
- a CDS encoding putative membrane protein (conserved Plasmodium membrane protein, unknown function): MLKFIYIHFFYVYILLCLCCGATSFSCSYGEYFKNNKCYPCGENNYSSYKNSEGCFKCPPSSFHKKLGAKSIYECICDTNYYLNYLGNSCDRCVDLNNNISSSFYCKEGLNILNIDNRKLFSVHNENITFHDMVETCYVTKDIRNIYPYINNIFIYCKRPNICLNTCGVCATGYEGFLCDNCIDDYYKNNIYIKYSNCKKCYSSIILILFIFLVYSIIIVYFFMCIIHKCINISLYFYDNNIYKEGTIYFLHYFREFIFYLSLMLILALSNDLTESERENYNILSIRKDEEMSYNLHSGDIRNHYYMNIYIHNLFYDFIKLLFLHFLNLLPIKCFLKNMQNDKKVHFISQIDWIQFFVGIYILFLFFFFTIICNVIYLCVMKKMTYNNNLYLEREQKEELSININLNVNNETLQKNYSLNYVHRNRKRKNPNYFFEYIISYLRKTKIKYLFCYYIYPLFISNYCYFDYIQKNEEEIKKHVLEDYNRISFLKSTIQIYYYQYIFITLYICNSLIMFIYLSPYICISMFQNNKSYYDPATLCYDKTEENFNKYLGIFIIFSLCFLFYMIVYVCLYRMYYYNHKEHDNYSNNNNNNNNNNNNNSNSSSNSNSYSYRYVYMFGFYTFLYKNSTYYYYILKIFFVNILFIFVIQMKDNLSSVTIFSFLFLVFICVSLFIDPYIKICNYNIKYESMLFMFLFFLSIQLEIIRLITYHILLRIYLSFISLFIYSFILLYYMFFMIKDVYVYFSLYMKYIKEKKKQKGNEKEGHDKLIYKYYFYYYIKKKKMNINISFHEIRQNISTKMCLKRIHNMMESDEDMEKDKFVGYIGKNHVEFIYDQCIFISPFIEEAIIQCLFLTKNINHVICLCSDGDYNRIYNFLFENGYVEIQKTSVERFLSRSIYIYKNTFKYNTPLFIKEIVNIFTILVKKLQCFKD; this comes from the exons atgttgaagtttatctatatacattttttttatgtttatattttgttgtGCCTTTGTTGTGGTGCTACTTCTTTTTCATGTTCTTATGGGGAGTatttcaaaaataataagtGCTATCCTTGTGGGGAGAATAATTATTCAAGTTATAAGAACTCAGAAGGTTGTTTTAAGTGTCCTCCTTCTAGTTTTCATAAGAAATTAGGTGCAAAGTCAATTTATGAATGTATCTGTGATAcgaattattatttgaacTACTTAGGTAATAGTTGTGATAGGTGTGTagatttaaataataatatttcttcttctttttattGTAAAGAGGGTTTAAACATTTTGAATATAGATAATAGGAAATTATTTTCTGTTCATAATGAGAATATCACTTTTCATGATATGGTTGAAACTTGTTATGTAACTAAAgatataagaaatatatatccctatataaataatatatttatttattgtaaGAGACctaatatatgtttaaataCATGTGGTGTGTGTGCTACAGGGTATGAAGGTTTTTTATGTGATAATTGTATAgatgattattataaaaataatatatatataaaatattcaaattgtaaaaaatgttattcttctattattttaattttattcatttttcttgtatattcaataataatagtttattttttcatgtgtataatacataaatgtataaatataagcttatatttttatgataataatatatataaggagggtactatatatttcttaCATTACTTTAGagaatttattttttacttaTCTCTCATGTTGATCTTAGCTCTTTCAAATGATTTAACAGAAAGTGAAAgagaaaattataatattttatccATAAGAAAAGATGAAGAAATGTCATACAATTTACATAGTGGGGACATAAgaaatcattattatatgaatatatatatacataacttattttatgattttataaaattattgtTCCTACATTTTTTGAATCTTTTACCTATTAAATGTTTTCTAAAAAATATGCAAAATGACAAAAAAGTTCATTTCATATCACAAATTGATTGGATACAATTTTTTGtaggtatatatattttgtttcttttctttttttttaccataatatgtaatgtgatatatttgtgtgtcatgaaaaaaatgacatataataataatttgtatCTTGAACGAGAACAAAAAGAAGAGCtatctataaatataaatttaaatgtaaataacGAAACACTACAGAAGAACTACTCTTTAAATTATGTTCATAGGAAcaggaaaagaaaaaatcctaattatttttttgaatatataatatcttaTTTAAGGAAAACCAAAATAAAATACCTTTTTTGTTATTACATATATCCATTGTTCATTTCGAACTATTGttattttgattatatacaaaaaaatgaagagGAAATTAAAAAACACGTTCTGGAAGATTACAACAGGATTAgctttttaaaaagtactatacaaatatattattatcaatatatttttataacattatatatttgtaattcGTTGataatgtttatatatctttcaccttatatatgtatatctatgtttcaaaataataaaagttaTTATGATCCTGCTACTTTATGTTATGATAAGACAgaagaaaattttaataaatatcttggcatatttattattttttcattgtGTTTTTTATTCTACATGATTGTTTATGTTTGTCTCTATAgaatgtattattataatcataaaGAACACGATAATTATAgtaacaacaacaataataataataataataataataataatagtaatagtagtagtaatagtaatagtTATAGTTATagatatgtatatatgtttggattttatacttttttatataaaaatagtacatattattattacattttaaaaatattttttgtcaatattttattcatatttgtTATTCAAATGAAAGATAATTTAAGTAGTGTTACcattttttcctttttgtttcttgtttttatttgtgtctctttatttattgatccttacataaaaatatgtaactacaatataaaatatgaaagtatgttatttatgtttttattttttttaagtatACAACTAGAAATAATACGATTAATAACGTATCATATATTGTTACGAATATATCTTTCTTTTATTagtttatttatatattccttCATTTTGCTTTATTACATGttttttatgataaaggatgtatatgtttatttCTCTCTTTAcatgaaatatattaaggaaaagaaaaaacaaaaaggaaatgaaaaagagggacatgataaattaatatataaatactatttttattattacattaaaaaaaaaaaaatgaatataaatatttcttttcatGAAATAAGGCAAAATATATCAACAAAAATGTGTTTGAAAAGAATTCATAATATGATGGAGTCAGATGAAGATATGGAAAAAGAT AAATTTGTTGGATATATAGGAAAGAATCACGtagaatttatatatgatcaatgtatttttatatctcCTTTTATTGAAGAAGCTATAATTCaatgtttatttttaactaaaaatataaatcatgTAATTTGTTTATGTTCTGATGGGGATTATAATAGAATATACAACTTTTTGTTCGAAAATG GTTATGTTGAAATTCAAAAAACATCAGTAGAAAGATTTTTAAGTAGAtcaatttatatatataaaaatacgTTCAAATATAACACTCCGTTGTTTATCAAAGAAATTGTTAACATATTTACCATTCTTGTTAAGAAGCTTCAGTGTTTCAAGgat
- a CDS encoding XAP-5 DNA binding protein, putative, translating into MNFRKPDKTADLIDSIINSENGKVQKYVLERKRKEKEFLEKKENIKKKSMMAPKLNQMFVKNKNEDDKLISETIGLRTVHEYKKIKDEIYSNKKDNDLRERTQDDKHTKQKNFKLSFLSEDDDSDINKNESDINKNESDDNKNESDDNKNESDDNKNESDDNKNESNDNKNNGDGNKSDNDMLGQQNDLNNNKSYEKNENKKELSSNRNKNKLDNKNAFTNKIMKDPTVNTSFLKDKERDKKIELKKKELRELYYKLENEQKEKVIDITYSYYDGSGHRRKISVKQKNTIGQFINKCVDNLKNEFIQLRSASCETLMFVKEDVILPNYITFYELIKNKAQGKTGPLFSFDAVENLSGITDIRKEKTD; encoded by the coding sequence ATGAATTTTCGAAAACCAGATAAAACGGCTGATTTAATCGATAGTATCATAAATAGTGAAAATGGGAAAGttcaaaaatatgttttagaaagaaaaagaaaggaaaaagaatttctagaaaaaaaagaaaatataaaaaaaaaatctatGATGGCTCCAAAATTAAATCAAATGtttgttaaaaataaaaatgaagatgatAAATTGATTAGCGAAACAATAGGTCTCAGAACTGTacatgaatataaaaaaattaaagatGAAATATATAGTAACAAAAAAGATAATGATTTAAGAGAAAGGACACAAGATGATAAACATACCAAACAAAAAAACTTTAAATTGTCTTTTTTGTCAGAAGATGATGATAgtgatattaataaaaatgaaagtgatattaataaaaatgaaagtgatgataataaaaatgaaagtgatgataataaaaatgaaagtgacgataataaaaatgaaagtgacgataataaaaatgaaagtaatgataataaaaataatggTGATGGTAATAAAAGCGATAATGATATGCTAGGTCAACAAAATGATttaaacaataataaatcctacgaaaaaaatgaaaataaaaaagagtTATCGTCgaatagaaataaaaataaattggACAACAAAAATGCTTTTACtaataaaattatgaaaGACCCTACGGTAAATACATCTTTCttaaaagataaagaaagagataaaaaaatagaattaaagaaaaaagaattaagagaattatattataaattagAAAATGAACAGAAAGAAAAAGTCATAGATATTActtattcatattatgATGGTAGTGGAcatagaagaaaaatatccgttaaacaaaaaaatactATAGGacaatttataaataaatgtgTTGATAacttaaaaaatgaattcATACAATTAAGATCTGCATCATGTGAAACTTTAATGTTTGTTAAAGAAGATGTTATTCTTCCAAATTATATCACATTTTATGaacttataaaaaataaagcTCAAGGAAAAACAGGACCcttattttcatttgaCGCGGTCGAAAATTTATCTGGAATTACGGACATCAGGAAGGAAAAAACGGAT